Genomic segment of Saprospira sp. CCB-QB6:
CAAATTGATAGCTTGGGCAAATTATCTAAGAATAAAAAGTTGTTGGATGGTTGGGCTACACCTAGCGGTCTGAGCTGGTCACCTGATAGCTATTGGCTGGCCTATTCATTAGAAGATCTGAACTTTAATGAAGAGATTTTTATTCATGCTGCCAATGATTCTATTCCTCCCGTTAATGTGAGTATGCACCCTCGTAAAGACCACAACCCAGCCTGGAGTCCTGATGGAAGCAAACTCGCCTTTAGCTCTAATCGTAACAATGGCGATAGCGATATTTGGTTTGTTTGGCTCAAAAAAGAAGACTATCTCCGTCAAACCACCGAATGGAAAGAGCTAGAAATTTGGTCTGAAGAAGATGAAAAAAGTCCCATTTCTGTTGCAAAAAAAGTAGTTATTGATTTTGACCAAATCTATGCCCGTAGCCGACAAGTAACGGCCATGCCTGGTAGCGAAAGTGGGATATGTTGGGCGCCAGACAATAAACATATCTTCTATCTCAGCAGCGCAAATAGCGGTAAAAACTTTGAAAAAGATCGTGCGCTTTATACGGTGCGCTGGGATGGCAAAGAAAACAAAGAAGCTATTCCTGGCAGCCAAAGACCCTATAATTTGCAACTTTCTGCAGATAGCAAATACCTCTTTAGCCAAGTATCAGGAGGAAAGCTGGCCTATATTCAACTTTCCAATCAAAAACTCACAGGCCTGAGCTTCCGCTCTTCTTTAGAAATTGATTATGCAGGAGTTTTAGCTCAAATTTTTGATGAAGGCTGGCGTGCGCTAGAAGTAGGTTTCTACGACCCTCAATTTCATGGCTACAACTGGAAAAAGCTCAAAGAAACTTATCGCCCACTTTGCCTAAAAGCCTCTACCAAAGAAGACTTCCAATGGATGTACAACCTAATGCTTGGACAGTTAGATGCTAGTCATATGGGCCTTTATGGAGGCGACAATCCAAAGATGCTCCAACGAAAAGCTACAGGTTTACTGGGCCTAGAACTGTGGCAAGATGGAAAAGCCGGCGCTAAAGTTCGTTCGGTACTTCCCGAAAGCCCTGCTAATCGCCCAGAAAGCCAAATCTTAGCCAATGAACGGATTCTATCTGTTAATGGGAAGAGAATTGGCGCTCAAGATAACCTCTATGCCTTTTTAGAAGGAACCTCTAACAAACGTACTTTACTAGAGGTCCAAAATGAAGCTGGGGAAGTCCGCGAATTGGTCATCTGGCCCAAACGCTCCCTGAACAATGAACGCTATGAGGCTTGGGTCCAAGACCGTAAAGCCCTTACCGATAAATACTCTAAAGGAGAATTAGGCTATATCCATATCAAAGCCATGGGCTGGAGTAGCTTCGAGCGCTTTGAACAAGAACTAATGGCCGCTGGCCATGGAAAAAAAGGAATTGTCATTGACGTCCGCTACAATGGCGGTGGATGGACTACAGATTACCTGATGGCCGTGCTCTCCGTTCGCCAACATGCTTATACCATTCCTAGAGGGGCAGCCAAAAATTTGAAAAAAGAACATAAAGATTTTAGCGACTATTACCCCTATAGCGAACGCTTACCTCTTGCCGCTTGGACCAAAGGGAGCATTGCTCTTTGTAATGAAAGTAGCTACTCTAATGCCGAGATTTTCTCGCATGCTTACAAAAACTTAGGCTTGGGAACCCTAGTCGGTCAACCTACTTTTGGTGCAGTCATTTCTACTGGCGGTTATGGACTACAAGATGGTTCTTATGTTCGTATGCCTTTCCGAGCTTGGTACACCAAAGCCAATGATGAAAATATGGAGCGCATCCCCGCTATGCCTGATATTCTTGTCCGCCTAGCTCCCGATTATCAAAGTAAACAAGAAGATCAACAACTAAAAAGAGCTGTTGAAGAACTCTTGAAGCAACTCGATAACTCTAAAAAGTAATTACACAAGGCTGTCTAACTAAAAAAGTCATCTCCTCCAGAGATGACTTTTTTCATTTAACCTAACTCCCTTTCAAATCGGGATCCTGCTTTTTTATTGCTGCAGCATGTACCCAGCCCAAATAACCAAGTGCTGTTTTCACACGATAAAATGGCGCATGATATTTTTTTCCTCTTAATTGTACTGTCACACTATCTTTAGAAATTTGCCCCATAAAATAAAGCTCACTGCCTTCAGCCAAATGACG
This window contains:
- a CDS encoding S41 family peptidase yields the protein MRVSLLSAILLLLAQGVWAQDRILLRQASLSPDGQELLFSYQGDIWRMSLPDGQPRRLTVHQAYDSKAIWSPDGKQIAFQSDREGNNNIYVMPAQAGRPKQLTYYSGNDQLLGWKDDKTLLFASSRTYIKIERSYGVYEIPVEGGQPQRILNSDAVGAQISPNKEQLLLVRGACRTAREDYRGPANRDLWTYNIKADQFEQITDFKGNDFNGQWIDNQRFCYISAQSGRYNIYLKDLATKKEKSLTQEKKMGILDFSVSRDGQYMVYQQADQIFWGKTEGKKQEIKVEIASDYRFDPFIKKNYSSVENYSPSPNAKRIAYEVHGDIFVGAQHKELTQGRALAQGPSRQRDPIYLNEETVLYRSDETGKYALYSVQSTDTAETDLYRSLKVKTQLVQSFDLDITNYWLSPDRKQLAYLLGVGQLWVAQIDSLGKLSKNKKLLDGWATPSGLSWSPDSYWLAYSLEDLNFNEEIFIHAANDSIPPVNVSMHPRKDHNPAWSPDGSKLAFSSNRNNGDSDIWFVWLKKEDYLRQTTEWKELEIWSEEDEKSPISVAKKVVIDFDQIYARSRQVTAMPGSESGICWAPDNKHIFYLSSANSGKNFEKDRALYTVRWDGKENKEAIPGSQRPYNLQLSADSKYLFSQVSGGKLAYIQLSNQKLTGLSFRSSLEIDYAGVLAQIFDEGWRALEVGFYDPQFHGYNWKKLKETYRPLCLKASTKEDFQWMYNLMLGQLDASHMGLYGGDNPKMLQRKATGLLGLELWQDGKAGAKVRSVLPESPANRPESQILANERILSVNGKRIGAQDNLYAFLEGTSNKRTLLEVQNEAGEVRELVIWPKRSLNNERYEAWVQDRKALTDKYSKGELGYIHIKAMGWSSFERFEQELMAAGHGKKGIVIDVRYNGGGWTTDYLMAVLSVRQHAYTIPRGAAKNLKKEHKDFSDYYPYSERLPLAAWTKGSIALCNESSYSNAEIFSHAYKNLGLGTLVGQPTFGAVISTGGYGLQDGSYVRMPFRAWYTKANDENMERIPAMPDILVRLAPDYQSKQEDQQLKRAVEELLKQLDNSKK